CGCTTGAGCGCCAGGCCGGCCAGCATGCACGCCTCGCTCGATCCGGTGGTGGAGCAGCCGGTCGGATGGTCCGGGTCGGGAGCGTGCCACAGATCGGCCAGCATCCGCACGCACCGCTGTTCGAGTTCGGCGGTGCGCGGGTACTCGTCCTTGTCGATCATGTTCTTGTCGAAGCACTCGCTCATCAGCGTGCGCGCCTCGTCCGACATCCAGGTGGTGACGAAGGTGGCGAGGTTGAGCCGGGCGTTCCCGTCGAGCATCAGCTCGTCGTGCACGATCTGGTAGGCCGTCTGCGGATCCAGCTCGCCCTCGGGCAGCCGGTCCCGGGGGATGCGCAGCGGTTCGCGGGTGAAGACCGGGTTGACGCCGATCTCCTCGCGGCCGGTGCGGTCCGGGTCGGCGGAGTGGGCCAGCGGCATGGTGGGGCTCCTCGTTCTCGTGCGGTCACTGCCCGGTCTGCGACGCCTTGGCGTGCGCGCCGAGGTCGTCGAGGGTGAGCTGGTGGCGGGGCGGGTCGTGGAGGATCACCCGGCGGGTGACGGTCAGGCCGGGGCCGACGTGCAGCAGCTCGCCGGACCGCAGGTTCTGCCATCCGGGGTCCTCGTCCATGCGCTCGCTGGCGACGATCACGGCCGGGTGGCCGGCCAGCGCGCCGGAGCGGGCGCGGATGCGCCCGGCGGTGCTGGCGTGGTCGAGGTGCCGGTCGCCGTGCGGGCCGCCGGCCGCGCGTTGCAGCACGAACAGGTCGTGTGTGCCGGGGTAGCGCAGCGCCCACAGTTCGTCCGGGGTGGTCAGGATCAGGTTGATCGCGTAGACGGGCAGGTGCTCGGCGGCCCAGTAGGTGGCCCCGGTGATGCCGGCGGTGACGTCGCCGCCGTGCCGGTCGATCTGCTGGGTGACGAGCGCGAAGAACCGCTCGGAGTCGGTGTCGCCGTGCACCAGGTCCCGGTAGTCACCGAGCTCGCGCTCCAGCGTGTCCAGCCCGCCCAGCACCCCGTTGTGGGCGAAGAGCCGCCCGCGCTGCACGAACGGGTGGGTGTTGCGCGTGTCCAGGCCACCGGTGGAGGCGTAGCGCACGTGCGCGACGAACGTCGCGGACTCGCACTCCTTGGCCTCCTCGGCGAACCGCCGGTCCTGGTAGGCCGCGAGCGGTTGCTTGTCGACCACCGGTGTGCCGCCGGGGCCGAACGTGCCGAGCCCGGTGCCGTCCGGTTCGCGGCGGCTCTGCTCGGCGAGGCTGTCCGGCGCTTCGAGCAGCCAGAAAGTGGCCCGCACCCGGTCCGGGCTCGCCGACAGTCCGAACAACCGGCACATTCCCGGTCCCTCCTCCCCGTGGCTGCGGGTGGGCTACCACCGCTGGAGGCCGGGAAACGGCCGCACCCGCATTGTCCACTGTGCCCGGTTGGCAACCGTGGCCGTTTACCGCGAGGGCCACCGGGTAGGCGCCCTCGCATGGTGCGAGGCGATGCCGTGGCGCAGCGCACGGACACCGGCCGGCCGGGCCGGGCCGGTCCCTCCCGGGCCGACTACCTGCTCCTCGGCGGGTCGGTGGCCGCGGTGGTGGTCACCTTCGCCCTCCGGACGGCCGGCCTGGCCGGGACGGTCGTGTTCGTGCTGAGCGCGATCGCGCTGGCGCTGCTGGCCCGCGTGGTGGGCCGCGGGGTGGACGCGCTGGGGGACCGGCTCGGTCCCTCGCTCACCGGGATCGTGCAGAGCGCGCTGGGCAACCTGCCCGAGCTGTTCGTCTCCCTCTTCGCCCTGCGCGCCGGGCTGGTGGGGGTGGTGCAGTCGGCCATCGTCGGGTCCATCCTGGCGAACGTGCTGCTGGTGCTGGGGCTGGCGTTCCTGGTCGGCGGTCTGCGCCGGGGACGGCTGACCTTCGCCGCCGGCACGGCGCGGATCATCGGGCTGATGCTGCTGCTGTCGGTGGCCGCCCTGCTGGTGCCCGCCCTGACCGCCGAGCTGCACAGCCCCGCCGCCGGGCACGAGAACCTGTTGTCCCGCATCGTGTCCGGGGTGCTGCTCGTGTTGTTCGCGCTGTCGCTGTTCGCCCCGGCCCTGCGGGAGCCGGCGGCGAGCGGCGAGGAGGCCGAGCGGCCCGCGGAGTGGCCGCTGGCGGCGGCCCTCGCCGTGCTCACCGCGGGTGGGGTGGCGGCGGCGTTCGTGTCGGACTGGTTCGTCGAGGGTTTGCAGCCCGCGATGACGGCGCTGCACATCTCGCAGGCGTTCGCGGGGCTGGTCATCGTGGCCATCGCGGGCAACGCCGTGGAGAACGTGGTCGGCATCCAGCTCGCGGCGCAGGGCCGGACGGACTACGCGCTGTCGGTGATCCTGCAGAGCCCGCTGCAGATCGCGCTGGTGCTGGCCCCGGTGGTCGTGCTCGCCGCGCCGCTGCTGGGCGCGTCCTTCACGCTGGTGCTGCCGCCGCTGCTGATCGCCGTGCTGGTGATCGCCGTGGTGATCGTGGTCCTGGTGGTGCTCGACGGAGAGGGCACCTGGTTCGAGGGCGCCGCGCTGATCGCCTTGTACGCCATCATCGCGGCCGCCTTCTGGTGGGGCTGACGCGCGTCAGCGCTTGCGGGTCAGTGCGGCCAGACCGGCCGCTGCGGCGGCGGCCGCGGCCGCGCCGAGCACCCCGTGGTGCAGGGACGCCCACAGCTGCGGGCTGCGGGTCTTGGCCGCGCGGTCGAACCGGCCGTGCGCGCCGAAGTCCGTGCCCGTGGTGTCGTCGGCCGGTGCCCACAGGTTCACCGGCTGGTCCGGGTCGCGGGGCTGCTCGGCCTGCTGGGACTCGAACCCGGTGCGCGCCAGGTAGCGGTCGAGCAGGCCGGCGGCGATCGAGTTGGCGACGAGCGTGCCGACGGTGGAGCCGCCGACCCAGTACTCCCGCCGCCCGGGGTGCGCGGCCGCGTGCACGATGGCCTTCGCCGGGATCTCCGGCTGGTAGATGGGCGGCACCGGCTGGGCGCGGCGGGGCAGCCGGGACAGCACCCAGTCGAACTGCGGGGTGTTCACCCCGGGCATCTGCACCATCGTGATGCGCACGTTCGACTTGTCGTGCAGCAGCTCGCACCGCACCGATTCGGTGAAGCCCTGGATGGCGTGCTTGGCGCCGCAGTAGGCGCTCTGCAGCGGGATGCCCCGGTACGCCAGCGCGGACCCGACCTGGACGATCGCGCCTCGATCGCGCGGCAGCATCCGCTTCAGCGCCGTGCGGGTGCCGTTGACGTACCCCAGGTAGGTCACCGCGGTGACCCGGCGGAACTCCTCCGGCTCGATGTCGGTGAACCGGGCGAACACGCTGGTGAACGCGTCGTTGACCCACACGTCGATGGGGCCGAACGCCTGCTCGACCTGATCGGCTGCGGCGTCGAGGGCCTGGTGGTCGGCGACGTCGACGGGCAGCGGGAGCGCCTGCCCTCCCGCCCGTTCGACCTCGGCGGCAGCCGCCTTCAGGCCGTTGTCCCCGCGCGCGATCAGGGCGACCCGGTCGCCGCGCTCGCCGAACGCCCGCGCCGCCGCCCGGCCGATGCCGCCACTGGCCCCGGTCACGACCACCACTCGTCCCTGATCCACTGCCGGCTCCCTCCTGGGTCTCTTCCGCACCGGTCCTGGTGGTACCCGCGGACGGCTGCCGGCATGCCTGATCCGCACGTCCGGCGGCGTGTGCCGGACTTGTCCACTGTGGAGCGCTGCTCCGGGCTGCGACAATCGCGCCATGCAGCTCAGTGATATCGTGCTTCCCCGCAGTTCCGCGTGTTCGGCCGCCCTGGAGGTGGCGACCACGTACGCCTCGCCGGCTCTGGTGAACCACTCGTTGCGCTCCTACGTCTGGGCCGCGGCCTACGGCGACGCGCACGGGCTCGACCACGATCCCGAATTGCTGTTCGTCGCCGCGGTGCTGCACGACATCGGGCTGGTGGCGGAGTTCGACAGCCACACCGTGCCGTTCGAGGTGGCCGGGGGGAGCGTCGCGTGGGTGTTCGCCGCGGGAGCGGGCTGGGCGCGGGACCGGCGGCAGCGGGTGGCCGAGGTGATCATCCGGCACATGTGGGACGAGGTGGATCCCGGTGCGGACCCCGAGGGCTTCCTCCTGTGCCGCGCCACGGGCGTGGACATCTCCGGCCGCAACGCCGGGGACTTCCCGGACGAGTTCCGGGCCGAGGTGCTGCGGCGGTATCCGCGGCTGGACCTGGCCGAGGAGTTCGTGCGGTGCTTCGAGGACCAGGCGAAACGCAAGCCGGACAGCACGGCCGCGGCCATGGCCCGCAGCGGCCTCGCCGCCCGCATGGCCCGCAACCCGCTGGAACCGCAGGCCCCCGAGGAGTAGACACCGGAGCAGCAACGCACGCGCGAGGCCACCCGGCCGCCCGGGCCGGCCCGGGCGGTGCGGACCACACCTGACCGCGGTTTGGTCCGCCCGCCCACGGGAACGCTGCCCGGGCCGGGAGCGGGAGGAGACACGATGGCTGGATCCGGGACGGGCGCCGCGCGCCCGCGGCGCCTC
The sequence above is a segment of the Amycolatopsis viridis genome. Coding sequences within it:
- a CDS encoding class II glutamine amidotransferase — protein: MCRLFGLSASPDRVRATFWLLEAPDSLAEQSRREPDGTGLGTFGPGGTPVVDKQPLAAYQDRRFAEEAKECESATFVAHVRYASTGGLDTRNTHPFVQRGRLFAHNGVLGGLDTLERELGDYRDLVHGDTDSERFFALVTQQIDRHGGDVTAGITGATYWAAEHLPVYAINLILTTPDELWALRYPGTHDLFVLQRAAGGPHGDRHLDHASTAGRIRARSGALAGHPAVIVASERMDEDPGWQNLRSGELLHVGPGLTVTRRVILHDPPRHQLTLDDLGAHAKASQTGQ
- a CDS encoding sodium:proton exchanger, translating into MVRGDAVAQRTDTGRPGRAGPSRADYLLLGGSVAAVVVTFALRTAGLAGTVVFVLSAIALALLARVVGRGVDALGDRLGPSLTGIVQSALGNLPELFVSLFALRAGLVGVVQSAIVGSILANVLLVLGLAFLVGGLRRGRLTFAAGTARIIGLMLLLSVAALLVPALTAELHSPAAGHENLLSRIVSGVLLVLFALSLFAPALREPAASGEEAERPAEWPLAAALAVLTAGGVAAAFVSDWFVEGLQPAMTALHISQAFAGLVIVAIAGNAVENVVGIQLAAQGRTDYALSVILQSPLQIALVLAPVVVLAAPLLGASFTLVLPPLLIAVLVIAVVIVVLVVLDGEGTWFEGAALIALYAIIAAAFWWG
- a CDS encoding SDR family oxidoreductase, translated to MDQGRVVVVTGASGGIGRAAARAFGERGDRVALIARGDNGLKAAAAEVERAGGQALPLPVDVADHQALDAAADQVEQAFGPIDVWVNDAFTSVFARFTDIEPEEFRRVTAVTYLGYVNGTRTALKRMLPRDRGAIVQVGSALAYRGIPLQSAYCGAKHAIQGFTESVRCELLHDKSNVRITMVQMPGVNTPQFDWVLSRLPRRAQPVPPIYQPEIPAKAIVHAAAHPGRREYWVGGSTVGTLVANSIAAGLLDRYLARTGFESQQAEQPRDPDQPVNLWAPADDTTGTDFGAHGRFDRAAKTRSPQLWASLHHGVLGAAAAAAAAAGLAALTRKR
- a CDS encoding HD domain-containing protein produces the protein MQLSDIVLPRSSACSAALEVATTYASPALVNHSLRSYVWAAAYGDAHGLDHDPELLFVAAVLHDIGLVAEFDSHTVPFEVAGGSVAWVFAAGAGWARDRRQRVAEVIIRHMWDEVDPGADPEGFLLCRATGVDISGRNAGDFPDEFRAEVLRRYPRLDLAEEFVRCFEDQAKRKPDSTAAAMARSGLAARMARNPLEPQAPEE